Genomic segment of Aliiroseovarius sp. M344:
CGTTTGCAGGCAGCGGTTCACAACCAGCCCCGCGCGCAAGGTGCACCTGCGGCGCAAGCTCCGTCACATGGGACCGCATCTGCGGCTCACGGTGGGTCAGCGCATGACAAGCCGCGGTTCGGGATCAATTCGCTGATCAACCGGATGACCGGGTCGGGCGTCGCTGGTGCAGAAGAACAAGCGCGCAGCCAACCTCCGGTCCAGTCGCATCAGCCGTCCCAGCCACAGGCACCGGCAGCGGACCCAGAGCAGGACAAGGTGGAAATTCCTGCCTTCCTGCGGCGCCAAGCCAACTAAACCATACAAACTTTTGGCGCGCGCGAGGTCTGCCTTGCGCGCGCCAATTGTTACGGCGCCGCCGCAGCATGAAACAATCAGCGGTGACATGCCGCCGCAGCCTTCACGAGCGTTTTGAGATCGGCCTGCCAAGTGGCGGGCCGTTTTCTTTTGTTACCAAAGTGTTGTGGGGCAAAGCTCGACCCGTCGGCGACCTCTTGCCGGGTCCAGATTTGATGTTACAGAGCGTTACAGAGGTTTGAATTGTTATTCCTCCGGGCAGGATTTACCTCTGACTTACCAAGCCCTACATGCTTGGTGCGCGTCAGACCTGCCGCCGCTTAAATAGGGAAAAGAACCTTTTTTGTGCACAGGGACTGTCGGGGGTGTTCGGATCAACCGGCGCCCAAGCGGCCCAAAGGCGTTTGCGGACTGTGCCACTCCACACAGGAACCCGAACGTCAGCGGCGACTGGCGCGGCAAAATTGATGGATTCATCGAGACCTCGTGTGACGAGGGGGGAATGAACCCGACTGAGGTAAAAAAGAGGCGACACGTGCAAACCACAGTTGCAAACACTGTATCCTTTACCGGCACCGGGCTCCATTCCGGGCGACCGGCGCGTATGCGTGTCCAACCTGCTTCGGCAGAATTTGGCATTTGGTTCAAACGCGTTGACGTCCTTGACCGCGACAATATGGTCCCGGCCCATTGGGCATCGGGCGTTCCGACGCCATTGTGCACATTGATCCGCAATGGTGCGGGTGTCGAAGTCAAAACCATCGAACATATCATGGCCGCGCTGGCTGGCTGCGGCATCCATAACGCGTTGGTCGAGCTTGACGGGCCTGAAGTGCCGATCATGGATGGCAGTGCCGCCCGTTTTGTCGATGGGCTGGTGAAGACGGGCGTGCGCGAGCTGGCAGCACCTGTGCGGGTGATCGAAGTTCTGAAAACGATCGAATACCGCGAGAACGATGGCGAACATGAGGTCTGGGCCAGGTTGGAGCCATCGGACGGGTTTGAAATCGATTTCCACATCTCGTTCCCGGACGCGGCCATTGGCACGCAGAATATGCGCCTGGATATGTCGAACGGAAATTTTGTCCGCGAGCTCAGCGACTGCCGCACCTTCTGCCGCCGCGCGGATGTTGATGCGATGCACGACGCCGGGCTGGCGCTTGGCGGCACGTATGACAATGCCGTTGTGGTTGATGGCGATGCGGTGCTGTCTCCGGGTGGCTTGCGCCGGGTGGACGAGGCTGTGCGCCACAAGATGCTGGACGCGCTGGGTGACCTTGCCTTGGCTGGTGCACCTTTGAAAGCGCGCTATGTTGGCCACCGTTCCGGGCATGCCATGACCAACAAGTTGCTTCGGACTCTGTTTGATACACCTGATGCGTGGCGGATGGTTGAATGTGACGCAGCCACGGCACGCCGGTTGCCGGGTGTTGGTGTGCGTCGGTCCGACCTGCCGATGACAGCCTGATTGCGGGCGGAACACATTGATTTCAAAGCCAATGCCACGTCCTTGCGCCGTGGCATTTTGCATATTTCATCCGTGATCGGGTGCGGTAATATGGGCCAAGTGACCTGAAGCTGTGAAAATTGCCGAGCAAACCATTTTGCCTCGAAAATTTCTGTGCTAGGACAGGCAGGAACAGTTCGGACCTTTGGGTCGAATAATAAAATTTTGGGGTGGCACCGGTGATGATCCGCGTGAATTTTGGCAAAGCTAAAGCGTTTCACAAAGAACCTGCATTTCAGCTTTTTGCGAAACGCAGCGCGACATCAGAGCGTTGTGCACGTTTCACCTTGAACGCCTGCGGCAAGATCAAAGCAAGACGCTTTATCGGCGTCGCGCTGGTGTCTGGCATGGTTCTGTCCTCTTGCGGTGGCGGCTCTGGCAGTCTTGGGTTCGGCAGTCTTGGCGGAAGCTCGGGCGGCGGCGGTGGATCAGGCGGCGGCCTGTTCGGCGGCTTTACAAAACCGGTCGAGAAAAAGCCCATTGATCAATGGACTGCGGAAGAGATTTTCAAGCGCGGCGAATATGATCTGGAACGCGGTGATCCCTCGGAAGCGGCGAAATGGTTCGGCGAGGTTGAACGCCTTTATCCTTATTCCGAATGGGCCAAACGCGGTCTGATCATGCAGGCGTTTTCGTTCCACAAGGACCGCGACTATGAACAGTCTCGTGCCAGTGCCCAGCGGTATATCGACTTCTATCCTGCGTCTGAGGATGCAGCCTATGCGCAATATCTTCTCGCGCTGAGCTATTATGACCAGATCGACGAAATCGGCCGTGACCAAGGTCTGACCTATCAGGCGTTGCAGTCGCTGCGCACCGTGATCGAACGCTATCCCGATACCGAATATGCAAAGTCGGCGATCTTGAAATTTGACCTGGCCTTTGACCACCTTGCGGCAAAGGAAATGGAAATCGGGCGTTACTATCTGAAGCGCAAGCATTACTCGTCCGCCATTAATCGCTTCCGTGTGGTGGTTGAGCAGTTCCAGACGACAACCCATGTGGCCGAGGCGCTGCACCGTCTTGTGGAAAGCTATCTGTCGCTTGGGCTGGTCAATGAAGCCCAGACGGCTGGCGCAATTCTGGGTCATAACTTCCAATCGACCGTATGGTATGAAAGCAGCTATCGTCTGCTGACCAAAGCCGGTTTGAAACCCGAAGCAAAAGGCAACAACTGGCTGAACGGGGTGTACCGCCAGTTGATCAAAGGCGAATGGCTCTGATCCCTCACTGGGGCAGGGCTGTGCACGACCGAGGGCGCTATGCTGCGTGGTCTTGATATCCGCGACCTTCTGATCATTGACCGGCTGGAACTTGAGTTTCAGCCGGGATTGAACGTGCTGACTGGCGAAACCGGGGCGGGCAAATCCATTTTGCTGGACAGTCTGGGGTTTGTGCTGGGGTGGCGCGGGCGGGCCGATCTTGTGCGGGCTGGCGCCGAGCAAGGCGAAGTGACCGCGATCTTTGATCTGCCGGTTGCCCATCCGGCCCGGGCCGTTCTGGACGACGCCGGATTGCCAGTTGAGGACGAGTTGGTGTTGCGCCGGGTGAATCGCGCCGATGGTCGCAAAACCGCATGGGTCAACGACCGCCGCGCATCCGGAGACGTGCTGCGCGCGCTGTCGGACACGTTGGTCGAGCTGCACGGCCAGCAAGACGACCGGGGGCTTCTGAACCCCCGCGTGCACCGGCAGTTGCTGGACGAATTCGGCGGGTTGTCGAAGCAACTCGACACAACCCGGATTGCATGGCGGGATCTGAGCAAAGCGCAGCGGGCCCTGGATCAAGCCCGCGCAGATCTGCAAGCTGCACAGGCTGAAGAAGAGTTTTTGCGCCACGCCGTCGGTGAATTGGATGCACTTTCCCCCGAGCCGGGCGAGGATGCAGAGCTCGACAGTCGGCGTCGTTTGATGCAGGCGGCTGAGCGGATCGGCGAAGACATTACAAAAGCCTATCAAGCGCTGAGCGACGGTGAAGGGGCCGAGGCACGAACCGGCGATGCGCTGCGCTGGTTGGAAGACGTGGCCGATCAGGCAGGCGAAGCGCTCGATCCGCCGATCTCGGCGCTTGGCCGTGCGCTGGCTGAACTTGGCGACGCCGTGCAGGGGGTCGAGGCGGCGTTGGACGCTCTGTCCTTCAACCCGCATGAACTTGAGGTCGTCGAAGAGCGGTTGTTTGCGATCCGTGCGATGGCCCGCAAACATCAGGTGGCCCCGGATGACTTGGGTGACTTTGCAGACGGCCTGCGGGCGCGCCTTGTTGCACTGGACGCGGGCGTCGGTGCCATCGGCGGACTGGAACAGGATGTCAGTCAGGCGCAGGTCCATTATGATGCGGCTGCCACCGCACTAAGCGGTGCCCGCTCCGTGGCCGCAGCGGAACTGGACAAGGCGATGTCGGGCGAGCTTGCGCCTTTGAAAATGGAACGCGCCATTTTCACCACTGCTTTATCGGTGGCCGAAGCCGGGCCAGAGGGTCGTGATCAGGTCACGTTCACCGTTGCCACCAATCCCGGCGCGCCGTCTGGTCCGCTGAACAAGATCGCATCGGGGGGCGAGCTCAGCCGGTTTCTTCTGGCCTTGAAAGTTTGCCTGACCCGCGAAGCCGACGGGCTGACCATGATCTTTGACGAGATTGATCGCGGCGTCGGCGGCGCAACAGCCGATGCTGTGGGGCGCCGCCTGTCGGCCTTGTCGGCTGGCGGGCAGGTGTTGGTCGTGACCCACAGCCCACAAGTCGCCGCTTTGGGCGATCATCACTGGCAGGTTCAGAAATCGGTCTCGGATGGCATGACGCGGTCCACGGTTGAACCGCTCAGCGCATCGGCCCGCGTGGACGAGGTCGCGCGTATGATCTCAGGCGACACCATCACCGAAGCGGGGCGGGCGGCTGCGAAAGAATTGCTGGGCGGGTGATCTGCTTCACGGCTGCGGCACCAGCTTGCCGGGGTTCAGGATGCCGGTTGGGTCTAACGCCGATTTGATATCGCCCATCACCGACCACGCGGCGCCATGTTCTGTTTCCATTAAGTCCAGCTTGCCCATACCTATCCCGTGCTCTCCGGTGATGGTGCCGCCCATGGCAATGGCACGGTCGCTCATCCGGGTGGCCAGCGCTTTGGCCGTGGCTTTCTCCGCCTCGTTGCCGTCCTCGATCAACAGGATCGCATGGAAATTTCCGTCGCCGACATGACCAAGGATTGGTCCCAGCAGGCCAGAGGCGATGATATCTAACTGCGTTTCCTCGACCGCCTGTGCCAGCTTTGATATTGGTACGCAGATATCTGTCACCACAGCTCGTGCGCCCGGGCGCAGCGACAGGACAGCATAGTAGGCATGGTGGCGGATTTTCCAAAGCGCGTTGCGATCCTCAGTGCGGGTCGCGTGTTGGTAGCCGGTCGCGCCGAAGTCCTTCACAATCTTGCCAAAGCCCTCGCTCGCTTCGGCAACGGCGGCGGGGCTGCCGTGAAATTCGACCAGAAGATGCGGGCATTCGGGCATATCAGTGCCGGCATAGCCGTTGAAGGCGCGCGCGGTGTCGGCGTCGACGAACTCGATCCGCGCCATCGGAATGCCCATCTGGATCACTTGCTGAACGGCGCCCACAGCCGCTGCCATGTCCGCGAAGGCGCAGATGCCTGCGTTGATCTGCTCGGGGATACCATGCAGGCGCAGGGTCAGTTCAGTGATGATGCCCAACGTCCCCTCGGATCCCAGAAACAGCGCGGTCATATCATAGCCCGACGCAGATTTCGCGGCGCGCGAGCCAGTTTTGATGATCCGTCCGTCGGCCAGCACAACCGTCAGTCCCAACACATTGTCGCGCATTGAGCCATAACGCACCGTTGTCGTGCCAGATGCGCGCGTCGCCGCCATCCCCCCGATCGAGGCATTGGCCCCGGGATCGACCGGAAAGAACACCCCAAGCGTGCGCAATTCGTGGTTCAGGTCTTCGCGGGTCAGGCCGGGTTGGACAACCGCGATCATGTCGCCGGGATCGGCGCTGATGACGGCGTTCATGCGCGACATGTTCAGGCAGACACCGCCCGAAGGCGCGCTTGTGTGACCCTCAAGCGATGTGCCCGCGCCGAATGGGATGACCGGAACGTTAGCGCCGTGGCACAGTTGCAGAATGCGGCTGACCTCGTTCGTGGTCTCAGGCCAGACCACCGCATCAGGGGGCGCCGGGGCGAAATGGCTTTCGGAACCGCCATGGTGCAACAGATCGGACTTGGAGCGGCTGAGCCGATCGCCTAGCATGGACGAAAGCTCGGTTAACACGGTGTCGATGGTCATCCCATCCTCCCCAGCAAAGCCGGCACAACTTATGGTAAATGCGTGATCTTGGGAAGGGCTGCGCGGGCGGGGGACCATGCCTAATCGGCTAAAATTGTTCTTAGATCGCGCTTGGCGGGATTTGACCGAACGGGCCTCTACCGGTTGGCATATTCTGATCGAAAAAGGACCAAGCCAACTTCAGTTCTGGTTGATTGCTTTGGTGATTGGCATCGCATCCGGTTTCGCCGCGTTGGGATTTCGAAAAGGGATCGAAACCCTTCAGGCGACGATCTATGGCACCGATGATTTGGCCCATTTGCACAGCTTTGCCGGCACCTTGCCATGGTATTGGGTGCTGCTTATCCCAGCGTTCGGCGGGTTGGTGGTCGGGATCATTCTGAATTGGTTTACCCATGATGGCCGCGTGCGGGCTGTCGCCGATGTGATCGAGGGCGCCGCCTTGTGGGACGGACGCGTCGAAAAGCGGGCCGGGCTGGGCTCGGCTCTGGCGTCGATGATCACGCTGTCGACAGGCGGGTCGTCGGGCCGCGAAGGTCCGGTTGTTCATCTGGCTGCCGTCATTTCAACTTGGGTGTCGGCCCGGATCAATGCCAACGGCGTGACCGGGCGCGATCTGCTGGGCTGCGCGGTGGCCGCGGCTGTGTCCGCCAGCTTTAACGCGCCGATTGCGGGCGCACTCTTTGCCTTGGAGGTCGTGCTGCGCCATTTCGCCGTGCACGCCTTTGCTCCGATTGCGATCGCGTCGGTCGCGGGAACCGTCATCAACCGGATCGAATATGGCGACGTGACTGAGTTCATTCTGCCCGCCGAAGGGGCACTGGATTTCTATGTCGAACTGCCTGCCTTTCTGCTCCTTGGTCTTGTCTGTGGCGTGGTTGCGGTCGTGCTGATGCGCTCGATCTTCTGGGCCGAGGATGTGGGCGATGCGGCGCAAAAAGCACTGCGGTTGCCCAAGGTGCTGCGACCGGCATTGGCCGGGTTGATGCTGGGCATGATCGCCATTTGGTATCCGCATATCATCGGCGTCGGGTATGAAACGACCTCGGTCGCGCTGACCGGGGGGCTGGATCTGCAACTGGCGATCACTTTCGTCATCGTCAAGGTTGCCGCTGTGGCGATCACCATGGCGGGGCGTATGGGTGGCGGTGTCTTTTCACCGGCTTTGATGGTTGGCGCGCTGAGCGGGTTGGCCTTCGGGATCGTGGCAACTGCGATTTTCCCCGACGTGTCTGGTTCGCAAACGCTCTATGCCCTTGCTGGCATGGGCGCGGTCGCCGCGGCTGTGCTGGGCGCGCCGATTTCGACCACCCTGATCGTGTTTGAATTGACCGGGGACTGGCAGATCGGGATCGCCGTGATGGCTGCAGTGTCCTTGTCCACCGCACTGGCCAGCCGTTGGGTCGACAGAAGCTTTTTCCTAACCCAATTGGAACGGCGCGGCATTCACCTTGCCGCTGGCCCTCAGGCCTATCTTTTATCGACTGTGCGTGTGGCATCGATCATGCGCGATCAGAAACATGACCGCGCTGCCGGGGAAGAGCTGTGCTGGGAGTTGATCGAACAAGGGATTTATGTTGACGGAAACGCCACGCTGGAAACTGTCATGCCGATGTTCGAGACTTCGAGCGCTCGGTTTATTCCTGTCGTCACACTGGGGGGAGAGGGCGATCCGCCCGAGCTGTGGGGCGCTGTGTTTCAGGTGGATGCGCTAAAGGCGTTCAACCGAGCCTTGGCCGAAACCGCCAAGGAAGAGCACAGTTAACGGTGGCTGTTAGGTCAGGAGGAGGAGAGCGCACGGCTAAGCGCGCAGAATTCTTCGATCCCGATTTCCTCGGCGCGCGATGTGGGTTGGATACCAACAGATAACAGCACGTCTTGAATATCCGGGTGCAGCCCCTTCAGGGACGCACGTAGCATTTTTCGTCGCTGCCCAAATGCTTTCGCCACAAGGGATTGCAGCTTGTCCGCATCCGCCTCGAAGCGGGGCGCAGGCAGGGCGTCGAAATGCACGACGGCAGAATGGATCTTGGGCGGCGGGGTAAAGGCCTCGGGCGGCAGTTCCATCACCACACGGGGCGTGGTGCGCCATTGGGACAGCACAGCAAGGCGACCATATTTCTTTGATCCGGGTTGGGCCACGATCCGTTCGGCGACCTCTTTCTGAAACATCAGCGTCAGGCTGTCCCAGACCGGCGGCCAGCTGGGCGGCGTGAGCCACCGCACCAAAAGCTCGGTTCCGACATTATAGGGCAAGTTC
This window contains:
- the lpxC gene encoding UDP-3-O-acyl-N-acetylglucosamine deacetylase; the encoded protein is MQTTVANTVSFTGTGLHSGRPARMRVQPASAEFGIWFKRVDVLDRDNMVPAHWASGVPTPLCTLIRNGAGVEVKTIEHIMAALAGCGIHNALVELDGPEVPIMDGSAARFVDGLVKTGVRELAAPVRVIEVLKTIEYRENDGEHEVWARLEPSDGFEIDFHISFPDAAIGTQNMRLDMSNGNFVRELSDCRTFCRRADVDAMHDAGLALGGTYDNAVVVDGDAVLSPGGLRRVDEAVRHKMLDALGDLALAGAPLKARYVGHRSGHAMTNKLLRTLFDTPDAWRMVECDAATARRLPGVGVRRSDLPMTA
- a CDS encoding outer membrane protein assembly factor BamD, whose translation is MVLSSCGGGSGSLGFGSLGGSSGGGGGSGGGLFGGFTKPVEKKPIDQWTAEEIFKRGEYDLERGDPSEAAKWFGEVERLYPYSEWAKRGLIMQAFSFHKDRDYEQSRASAQRYIDFYPASEDAAYAQYLLALSYYDQIDEIGRDQGLTYQALQSLRTVIERYPDTEYAKSAILKFDLAFDHLAAKEMEIGRYYLKRKHYSSAINRFRVVVEQFQTTTHVAEALHRLVESYLSLGLVNEAQTAGAILGHNFQSTVWYESSYRLLTKAGLKPEAKGNNWLNGVYRQLIKGEWL
- the recN gene encoding DNA repair protein RecN; amino-acid sequence: MLRGLDIRDLLIIDRLELEFQPGLNVLTGETGAGKSILLDSLGFVLGWRGRADLVRAGAEQGEVTAIFDLPVAHPARAVLDDAGLPVEDELVLRRVNRADGRKTAWVNDRRASGDVLRALSDTLVELHGQQDDRGLLNPRVHRQLLDEFGGLSKQLDTTRIAWRDLSKAQRALDQARADLQAAQAEEEFLRHAVGELDALSPEPGEDAELDSRRRLMQAAERIGEDITKAYQALSDGEGAEARTGDALRWLEDVADQAGEALDPPISALGRALAELGDAVQGVEAALDALSFNPHELEVVEERLFAIRAMARKHQVAPDDLGDFADGLRARLVALDAGVGAIGGLEQDVSQAQVHYDAAATALSGARSVAAAELDKAMSGELAPLKMERAIFTTALSVAEAGPEGRDQVTFTVATNPGAPSGPLNKIASGGELSRFLLALKVCLTREADGLTMIFDEIDRGVGGATADAVGRRLSALSAGGQVLVVTHSPQVAALGDHHWQVQKSVSDGMTRSTVEPLSASARVDEVARMISGDTITEAGRAAAKELLGG
- a CDS encoding FAD-binding oxidoreductase is translated as MTIDTVLTELSSMLGDRLSRSKSDLLHHGGSESHFAPAPPDAVVWPETTNEVSRILQLCHGANVPVIPFGAGTSLEGHTSAPSGGVCLNMSRMNAVISADPGDMIAVVQPGLTREDLNHELRTLGVFFPVDPGANASIGGMAATRASGTTTVRYGSMRDNVLGLTVVLADGRIIKTGSRAAKSASGYDMTALFLGSEGTLGIITELTLRLHGIPEQINAGICAFADMAAAVGAVQQVIQMGIPMARIEFVDADTARAFNGYAGTDMPECPHLLVEFHGSPAAVAEASEGFGKIVKDFGATGYQHATRTEDRNALWKIRHHAYYAVLSLRPGARAVVTDICVPISKLAQAVEETQLDIIASGLLGPILGHVGDGNFHAILLIEDGNEAEKATAKALATRMSDRAIAMGGTITGEHGIGMGKLDLMETEHGAAWSVMGDIKSALDPTGILNPGKLVPQP
- a CDS encoding chloride channel protein encodes the protein MPNRLKLFLDRAWRDLTERASTGWHILIEKGPSQLQFWLIALVIGIASGFAALGFRKGIETLQATIYGTDDLAHLHSFAGTLPWYWVLLIPAFGGLVVGIILNWFTHDGRVRAVADVIEGAALWDGRVEKRAGLGSALASMITLSTGGSSGREGPVVHLAAVISTWVSARINANGVTGRDLLGCAVAAAVSASFNAPIAGALFALEVVLRHFAVHAFAPIAIASVAGTVINRIEYGDVTEFILPAEGALDFYVELPAFLLLGLVCGVVAVVLMRSIFWAEDVGDAAQKALRLPKVLRPALAGLMLGMIAIWYPHIIGVGYETTSVALTGGLDLQLAITFVIVKVAAVAITMAGRMGGGVFSPALMVGALSGLAFGIVATAIFPDVSGSQTLYALAGMGAVAAAVLGAPISTTLIVFELTGDWQIGIAVMAAVSLSTALASRWVDRSFFLTQLERRGIHLAAGPQAYLLSTVRVASIMRDQKHDRAAGEELCWELIEQGIYVDGNATLETVMPMFETSSARFIPVVTLGGEGDPPELWGAVFQVDALKAFNRALAETAKEEHS
- the rsmA gene encoding 16S rRNA (adenine(1518)-N(6)/adenine(1519)-N(6))-dimethyltransferase RsmA; its protein translation is MSQIDGLPPLREVIATHGLIAKKSLGQNFLLDLNLTAKIARLAGDLENSDVLEIGPGPGGLTRGLLVEGARKVLAVEKDSRAMAPLAEIQAVYPDRLQIINADALTLDPLDHLTPPIRIVANLPYNVGTELLVRWLTPPSWPPVWDSLTLMFQKEVAERIVAQPGSKKYGRLAVLSQWRTTPRVVMELPPEAFTPPPKIHSAVVHFDALPAPRFEADADKLQSLVAKAFGQRRKMLRASLKGLHPDIQDVLLSVGIQPTSRAEEIGIEEFCALSRALSSS